One Thiocapsa sp. genomic window carries:
- a CDS encoding proton-conducting transporter membrane subunit, which yields MTLEAWVPLLVLCSSLVPGLLIFGLDESRIRLRTTLNLAGAVTKLALVAVMIWGVAHGHTFEVRLTFLPGLDLALRAGPLALLFLVLSSLLWLVTTIYAIGYLEGSPHRSRFFGFFSLCVTATVGVAMAADMLTFLLFYEMLTLATYPLVVHRGTEVARRAGQVYLAYTIGGGALMLLGIVWLYTLTGTLEFTPRGFVSELDPSHHPALILIFIFLITGLGVKAALIPLHAWLPMAMVAPAPVSALLHAVAVVKAGAFGIVRVVYEVFGVEFSALLGVTLPLAILAAATILYGSLRAIFQDDLKRRLAFSTVSQVSYIVLGVAIASPIATVGGLVHLVHQGLMKITLFFCAGNLAETLGIHKVSEMNGVGRRMPWTMVAFTVAAFGMIGAPPVAGFITKWYLGLGALDAGQHWVLVVLAASSLLNAAYFLPILHAAWFREPPATWPEEREFGRRETARALLWPPLITALAAVLAGLFAAMPFSPLEWARFIAEQEFRRP from the coding sequence ATGACCTTGGAAGCCTGGGTTCCGCTCCTGGTCCTCTGCAGCTCGCTGGTACCGGGTCTTCTGATCTTCGGTCTGGACGAGTCGCGCATCCGCCTGCGCACCACGCTCAACCTGGCAGGGGCCGTGACCAAGCTCGCGCTCGTGGCCGTCATGATCTGGGGCGTCGCTCACGGGCATACCTTCGAGGTGCGCCTGACCTTTCTGCCGGGTCTGGATCTGGCCCTGCGCGCAGGACCCTTGGCACTGCTCTTCCTGGTCCTCTCGAGCCTGCTGTGGCTGGTCACGACCATCTATGCCATCGGCTATCTGGAGGGCTCGCCGCATCGCAGCCGCTTCTTCGGGTTCTTCAGCCTGTGCGTGACCGCGACCGTCGGGGTGGCCATGGCCGCCGACATGCTGACCTTCCTGCTCTTCTACGAGATGCTGACCCTGGCGACCTACCCCCTGGTGGTACATCGCGGCACCGAGGTCGCGCGCCGGGCCGGTCAGGTCTATCTGGCCTATACGATCGGCGGCGGTGCCCTGATGCTGCTCGGGATCGTCTGGCTGTATACCCTGACCGGGACGCTCGAGTTCACCCCGCGCGGGTTCGTCTCCGAGCTGGATCCGTCGCATCATCCGGCCCTGATCCTCATCTTCATTTTTCTGATCACCGGCCTCGGGGTGAAGGCCGCCCTGATCCCGCTGCATGCCTGGCTGCCGATGGCCATGGTCGCCCCGGCGCCGGTCAGTGCCTTGCTGCATGCGGTCGCGGTCGTGAAGGCCGGCGCCTTCGGGATCGTGCGGGTGGTCTACGAGGTCTTCGGGGTCGAATTCTCGGCCCTGCTCGGGGTCACGCTGCCGCTGGCCATTCTGGCCGCGGCGACCATCCTCTACGGATCCCTGCGCGCCATCTTCCAGGATGATCTGAAACGGCGACTCGCCTTCTCGACCGTGAGTCAGGTCTCCTACATCGTCCTGGGCGTCGCCATCGCCAGCCCCATCGCCACCGTCGGCGGTCTGGTGCATCTGGTTCATCAGGGACTCATGAAGATCACGCTCTTCTTCTGCGCCGGGAATCTGGCCGAGACCCTGGGGATCCACAAGGTCAGCGAGATGAACGGCGTGGGCCGCCGGATGCCCTGGACCATGGTCGCCTTCACCGTCGCGGCCTTCGGAATGATCGGCGCACCGCCGGTGGCCGGCTTCATCACCAAGTGGTATCTGGGACTGGGGGCCTTGGATGCGGGCCAACATTGGGTGCTGGTGGTCTTGGCGGCGAGCAGCCTGCTCAATGCCGCCTATTTCCTGCCGATACTCCATGCCGCCTGGTTCCGCGAGCCGCCCGCGACCTGGCCGGAGGAGCGGGAATTCGGGCGGCGCGAGACCGCACGCGCTCTCTTGTGGCCGCCCCTGATCACGGCGCTGGCCGCCGTCCTGGCGGGGCTCTTCGCGGCGATGCCCTTCAGTCCGCTGGAGTGGGCACGCTTTATCGCGGAGCAGGAGTTCAGGCGACCGTGA
- a CDS encoding proton-conducting transporter membrane subunit, with amino-acid sequence MSAGLLQSAVLFALAWPFLAASLWVIRAARPSAIRLLPWSAAPALAVALLVPDLTLPLPETLLGSGLALDATGRVFLATTALLWLIAGALMVGRRPGDVGERRSALPALLAMGSGFALALADDGLMWFAAGTLAGYAVYALILQAATRAARAAGRRLVILLVLSDLLLFELFLILAHAAGGTSFADLRGAVAALDNPTFVLALMTLGFGVKAGVLGVHPWLLPAFGSTTPAVRVALIAFAAAAGLLGWLRLLPLGEIAWTAMGVALHWLAFATAAYALIAGFSRTGQQALAGSVLMALTAQWLWALAAALQRPESGAAIAALLPMVGLQSGLALAALVLLDDADRTRHRALRMAMAWLAIALVLLAPLPIFAARMGAGPLAVIDLSWPSIAVALLLGRLVAGMARHEATASRSRHPRSRMFLGAYLLVPALVGAATSLLGYPPTGLWSPIQADSPPWSLSSAVAVAALVGALGIGWLASLGSEHRPPRDSSAWSPSPLRRIHERLRALRGKLRRIARIRLPGWRDAILDALATAASSTSVGALARQAEAKLMRWESAMAILLLAGLAVVWSAFGG; translated from the coding sequence GTGAGCGCGGGACTCCTTCAGTCGGCGGTGCTGTTCGCCCTGGCTTGGCCCTTCCTCGCCGCGTCACTGTGGGTAATTCGCGCGGCACGACCGTCGGCAATCCGGCTTCTGCCTTGGTCGGCCGCGCCGGCGCTGGCGGTTGCACTGCTTGTCCCCGACCTGACGCTGCCCCTACCCGAGACACTGCTGGGGAGCGGGCTGGCGCTCGATGCGACCGGACGGGTCTTTTTGGCGACGACGGCGCTGCTGTGGCTGATCGCGGGCGCGCTGATGGTCGGTCGACGACCGGGCGATGTCGGCGAACGGCGTTCGGCCTTGCCGGCGTTGCTCGCGATGGGGTCCGGCTTCGCCCTCGCCTTGGCGGACGACGGACTCATGTGGTTCGCCGCCGGAACGCTGGCGGGCTATGCGGTTTACGCGCTGATCCTGCAGGCGGCGACGCGCGCGGCGCGCGCGGCCGGCCGACGGCTGGTCATCCTGCTCGTGCTCAGTGACCTGCTGCTGTTCGAGCTGTTCTTGATCCTCGCCCATGCGGCCGGCGGGACCTCCTTCGCCGACCTGCGCGGGGCGGTCGCGGCGCTCGACAACCCGACATTCGTCCTGGCCCTCATGACGCTCGGATTCGGGGTGAAGGCCGGCGTGCTCGGTGTGCATCCGTGGCTGTTGCCCGCGTTCGGGTCGACGACGCCGGCCGTGCGCGTCGCGCTGATCGCCTTCGCGGCCGCAGCCGGTCTGCTCGGCTGGCTGCGTCTTCTGCCGTTGGGCGAGATTGCCTGGACGGCCATGGGGGTGGCGCTCCACTGGTTGGCCTTCGCAACCGCAGCCTATGCCCTGATCGCCGGCTTTTCGAGGACTGGACAACAGGCGCTTGCGGGCAGCGTCCTGATGGCGTTGACGGCGCAATGGCTGTGGGCGCTCGCGGCCGCACTGCAACGACCCGAGTCGGGGGCCGCGATCGCGGCCCTCTTGCCGATGGTTGGGCTGCAATCCGGTCTCGCGCTCGCGGCACTGGTGCTGCTGGATGACGCCGACCGGACCCGACACCGCGCGCTGCGCATGGCGATGGCCTGGCTCGCCATTGCGCTGGTCCTGCTCGCGCCCCTGCCGATCTTCGCGGCCCGGATGGGTGCGGGGCCCCTTGCCGTCATCGATCTTTCGTGGCCGTCGATTGCGGTCGCGCTGCTGCTCGGTCGGCTTGTCGCGGGTATGGCGCGGCATGAGGCGACCGCGAGTCGGTCAAGGCATCCGCGCAGCCGGATGTTCCTCGGCGCTTACCTCCTCGTCCCCGCTCTCGTCGGTGCGGCGACAAGCCTGCTCGGATACCCGCCGACCGGCCTGTGGTCGCCGATTCAGGCCGATTCGCCCCCCTGGTCCCTGAGCTCGGCTGTCGCGGTCGCGGCTCTCGTCGGCGCCCTCGGGATCGGTTGGCTCGCGTCGCTCGGCTCGGAGCATCGACCCCCGCGCGATTCGAGCGCTTGGTCGCCGAGCCCGCTGCGCAGGATCCATGAGCGGTTGCGTGCTCTGCGCGGCAAGCTGCGCCGCATCGCGCGGATCCGCCTGCCGGGTTGGCGCGACGCCATCCTGGACGCGCTCGCGACAGCCGCGTCGAGTACGTCTGTCGGCGCGCTCGCGCGGCAGGCCGAGGCAAAGCTGATGCGGTGGGAATCCGCCATGGCGATTCTGCTCTTGGCCGGTCTCGCCGTCGTGTGGTCGGCATTTGGTGGTTGA
- a CDS encoding PAS domain-containing protein: protein MDFVADKDADLIPFVLSQILDTSINGITLSDPDQEDNPIVYANEAFELITGYSREEIVGHNCRILQGQDRDQDGLEKVREAIRERKRTTVTLRNYRKDGTLFYNRFSIRPLYDRQGKLIYFLGVQYDVTEQIHAREELERLKEMLRVADRET, encoded by the coding sequence ATGGATTTCGTCGCCGACAAAGATGCGGATCTGATCCCCTTCGTGTTGTCGCAGATCCTCGACACCTCGATCAACGGGATTACACTCTCGGATCCGGATCAAGAAGACAACCCGATCGTTTACGCCAACGAGGCGTTCGAGTTGATCACGGGTTACAGCCGCGAGGAGATCGTCGGGCACAACTGCCGCATCCTCCAGGGTCAAGACCGCGACCAGGATGGGTTGGAGAAGGTTCGCGAGGCGATCCGCGAGCGCAAGCGGACCACGGTCACGCTGCGCAACTATCGCAAGGACGGAACGCTGTTCTACAACCGATTCTCCATTCGGCCGCTGTACGATCGCCAAGGCAAGCTGATCTATTTCCTCGGCGTCCAGTACGACGTGACCGAGCAGATTCATGCCCGGGAGGAATTGGAACGGCTCAAGGAGATGCTGCGCGTCGCCGATCGGGAGACCTGA